From Malaya genurostris strain Urasoe2022 chromosome 2, Malgen_1.1, whole genome shotgun sequence:
GATTTCGGTGCGGCCCGTGAGCTGGAAGAGAATCAGCAATTTGTTTCACTCTACGGTACAGAAGAGTACCTTCATCCGGATATGTATGAAAGAGCTGTTCTGAGGAAATCTATCAACAGGAGCTTTACGGCAAACGTTGATCTGTGGTCAATCGGTGTAACACTGTATCATGTCGCCACTGGAAATCTACCATTCCGTCCTTACGGTGGACGTAAAAACAAGGAAACCATGCATCATATCACCACAAAGAAGGCCCCGGGTGTAATTTCCGGCACGCAGACTAGTGAAAATGGTCCAATTGATTGGAGCAATCATTTGCCTGCACAATGTCAGCTCAAGGAGGGACTCAAGTATCTCGTTACACCCCTGCTTGCCGGTCTGTTAGAGGAAAATCAAAAACGAATGTGGTCTTTCGATAGGTTCTTCTACGAAGTGCAGCATATTCTGAACAAGAAGAGGTTGCACATCTTTTACACCAACCGAGCAACCGCTATCGAGGTTTACATGGATCCAGAGGAGACTTGCTTCAACTTGAAGGAGCATATTTTTGTGCAAACGGATGTTCCGCACAATTCGCAACTGTTACTTATGGATTCGGAACTGTTTGAACTGAAAGTTGGTACCAATAGCAGTGGTAAGCTGAATAGTTTTGATTCTttctataaaattttaatcttttTGCCAATAGCACGCGGCTATGCAGCTACCGAGGCCGATCGACCTCTGATGCTGTTTAATATCGAAAACAACAATGTAACGCTTCCCACCGAGCTGGATTTGCCTAAATTTCCGTCATTTCCTAGCGGCGTGTCGGTTGAAAACGACGCCAGTCAAGCGAAAGGTGCCTGCAGCGTTGGCCACGAGTGCAAAAGACGGGTGGAAACCTTTTCCAGTTTGGACTCGTTGATGAGCAAAGCCGTGGAGCAATTTGCCGGTTTACTGAAAAATCTTCTTGTGAAACTGCACGAGTAAGTCATGCTCTGAAAGGTTTCTGTTAGTCATGGAATTGAAAAAGATTCataattattattcttattacagACGGGTTCAACACCTGGAAGATATTGGCAATTCTGTTTGGGAAATAGCCGATTTGGCGGAAATTGCCGTGCTGAATGTAGGTGTCAGATGTTTGGTTATATTGTTCAGTAAAATCATGTGTTAGCACTTTTTTTTAGAACGACGCTTATCAAGACAAAGCAACTACGATCAGCACAAAACTGAACGAACTGAAGGCAGCGTTTCAGCGTGTCGCTGACCCGGTTCAGCAACTCCACAATCGCTTCGTCGTAGAGGAATCACTCAGTCGAGATTGGAATTTGGCCTATCGAGATCTTCGCAGTCCCAACAAGCATCGGGTCAACGAGAAGGCCAAGTATTTAGTGGATCGCTTACGTGATTCCTGGCAGCATCTGTTGCGGGACCGTGCGACCCGCTCGTTAACATACAACGATGAACAGTTTCACGCACTGGAAAAGATCAAGATTACTGAAACTGGTAAGCGGATTAAGTCACTATTGAATGAGGACGTAAGACCAGCGGTCGAGTTGGAAGCAGAATGCCTGGCCGACTGGTATAAAAAGGCCCAGACGATATTTCTGCAGACACAGTTCCTTCACAAGGACGTCGTTACCCACGAGGAAATGCTGTATGACATTCGGGACCGTCTGGTTCAGATCAAAGAAGATCTAAAAGAGGACATCAAAAACGACGGAGAGGTTTCCAAGATTGCCAACGAAACTACGGTTAACGAGCAGAACCTGGAGTGCATGAAAAAGTCCAAGGAAATGCAGAGTTATTTGAGGGTAAGATCCTGATTCGAAATGACTGCGAATGCTAACTTATTGCTGTTTATGTTCATTGCAGACTTTGTTCAACTATCAGCGTGAAATCAAGAAAATTCTTCAGCAGAATAGTGAACTTGTTGACGCGGTTCAAATGTGTACGCTTAAAAGCGAAGATACATCATAATGTTCTTCCTGATAGCTAATTTATGAATTGTATTCGAGAGACTTGTGACGCTTGTTTTTTAGTGCTTGCGTACCACTTAACTGATTTTATTATTCTTGGTATTCCAACTACTTTCAGGGTAATTTTAGCTATACAGCACCTATATAGTATTTGAACATAATTTgtcgaaaaagtttttattttgaactatATAATCGATTAGTTTTATTCATGGTTTTGACTACATTCTGTTATCAAAATAAAAGCAAAGCAATTGTACTTGATATGATTAAGACAAGTATCTCATCGCAATAAAAATGAGAATTCTAGCTTAACGTTAATTATTTGAACGATAAACATGCTTCATGCTTTTGATAAATTATAACATTCAACTGATATGAGCAAAACTTTGCCATCATCTTCACTCGCTCCACTGAACGTTACCATCCTGAAAAAGGTTCCGCTCCCAGCAAAAGCATCATTCTCTTATTATTCGAGGAGCGAAACACCGAACGAGCGAGGTCAAAACATTTCATCAAAGCCGTCTCCCGGTACAGGCACCGCCCGTTGTGCGCTGCCGACGCCACAGACAAAAATCCTTGAGGCACGACGCGGAAGCATAAACACACTCTCACCCACTTCCCACTTTCTATTAGCTTCTGTTTCTGCCTCAATAGATAACGGGTTTGGGTCGGTAGAAGTTACTCCGAAGTAAGACCTACCCCTCGCACATCTCTGTTACTGCCGCTCTATCTCAGCCTGGCTATCACCAGTCTGCGCAAGGACCGTGGCAAACGATCAAACATCCTTCTTCCTCATGCGACATGACGGTGGGTGAGGCTGCTGGTGCTGCTGCTGTGCTCGAATAGGCACATCCGTGAATTGCACGTGGTTAACGCCGGACAATGCGCAGGCGCACCTGCCAGACATCTTCGATGTGGTGCATGCGGAAGAAAGGGAAGAAGGCGCATTTTCTCAGCTCTTGGATCGAAGGACAACTAGCTGTTTATTATCCGTGAGAAAGGTTACTCGAATGATAGGCTTCCAACGATGAGAAATTAAATTTCTGATGAAAATTATcttgctatttttttttctcttgggACAAACTCCCGTTAGCACACTTCAAGAAAAAACGAACCATTGTTGATATAATAATCGATTCGTCTATCTCTTCTCAATTTAATATATTGGATCGAAAATTTCTCAATACGATGACGAGATGCCATACAGTAAGGCTAATCAATCGATCAATCGAATTCACATATATCACAAGTGCGTCTTAGTTCCTTCATTTATCTCATCGATGCGTTTGTTATCACCCCACATCAATGCATTTGTTATCAAATATTTACATCACACTAAATTTAGCTTTTTGGTGTTCAGTAATAATTTTTACGGTTACAATCTGTAAAATATTTActcctattctgtacgtcgatcgattcgaaatattccgaacgaatgtgcaatttccattctgcattccgttcgagttgggtatgaactcgaatatcattcgtccgagttgttaaatttttgaacattactcgatcgacttgcgtacgtattacttctgttcggtttagaatcgttctaatttgtttatacaagtgtgacggtttcgtttactaagaaatgaatattataaataatatagaacgtgtaagtagtgttgacagctttgatggttagtgttcgaaatttcaagtgttccgaacgagagtcgatcgaatcatacaagtcgaacggaataaagaatgcaaaattcgaactcaaacgaaagtgtagattcgttcgtatcacaaatccgtcggattgcagaatcggggtgattatTTTCTCTGAACAATCTGTAAAATTTAACCACTTTATAGTCGTCTGTCAACAAACTAGTGTATTCCTGCAAATCCAATAAAACATTACGAAACATCTGCTGACATGGTCTGTAAAATTTGAAATGTTACAactttaaggactattcacatatatccggtccggttcagtgccggcacgacaccgtgcacggatactgatattatttcattcgttttctatgcgcgcattcacacctatccggcaccgtgccgtttcagtgcagctcgctgtcagtgtagcgtccgtccggcaaactcaaattcgtcgtcaccgatatttttttattttcactgaagtcggtatgtcattccattggctgtgccgaaacggaaacagcacggaaacggaacggaagggttccgataaaaaaagaacactgacggcgcactgaaagcactttcactgaaccgtcacggaactgaaatgtgtgaatagtcctttatttcaaagtgattccgGCAAATTTCTTATTGAAGActtcaatcagcgtggtcaccacgaggtAACGCGATGATGATTCTTCTGACATATCAcatgtatttggtaaatttttgaacgattttcccATTTCCTTCAGTTTGAACGAATacaggactattcacacatatccggtccggttcagtgccgacaCGACTCCGTGTACGGATGcttatattatttcattcgttttctttgCGCGTTTTCTATCCGTGCCGCTTCCGTTCCGGCATGGCAAATGCAGGGACATACCGATTTCagtggaaataaaaaaatattggcgacgacgaatttgagtttgccggacggaagcgacactgacggcgagctgcgcTAAAACGGCACgatgccggataggtgtgaatgtgCGGAtagaaaacaaatgaaataatatcagtatccgttcacggtgtcgtgccggcactgaaccggaccggatatgtgtgaatagtcctttaatcaacctagtggtatGATACCTCTCTCTTGTCTTTCAAACAATCTCATAACACTTTTTTCATAAGGGCAATTTATGCCATAAGTTAGGGCTGATAATTTCTCCGGAATCTCGATTAAAAGTTGGTTTCTCCAACATTTCTATTACACACTTACACTTTTAAAActgattctcgagctcggcataatgaaatgccgaatGAGATCGACAACACGACATTTTACAGATTGTTCAGTAAAATagtgatatctcggtaaagcgcgCCGGAGTTTGGAATAATATTATGCTGAACTGGtctgtaaacaacaaatatataccgaaatcagcaaatccgtttgccgagatttcgaacagtgagtTAGCTTTTgctgaaaatcggtgcagcacTTGTCATCTAATGACTCTTTTCGATTGTGCAAagcataagataagataagtgaAATCAAAAACTATCTGCTCTGCAAATCTACTTATTAATATCTGTTTATTTCCAAGTAGAGGTGTTGAGGAGCACTAGAAAAAGTTGGCTTTAGTCGTGATGATTTCTTTTTTGTGTGCTAGATTAAAATGAGCATAATAAAGTACCCTCTTTCTCCGATCTTAGCTTTTCTGGCATTTTCTTCATATAATAATAAAGAAATATTATTTCTAtgttcgattactgatgactcggcaattcatgattcaatcctGGTCGCTTTTCTCGaacaaaacgcaaaatttctactgacaagttcggcaatacTTGACAGTCGATGAATTTAAGATttccgagattctcagtaattacacATTTCGCCGAAACGATTGCCGAGCACTAGGCACTGTGCCAATAGCAGAATTTTTTGCcaagattcagcaataaaatttaagtgtgtaaaacagattctcgagctcggtataTTGAAATACCGAATTGCatcggcaacacgacattttacCGATTCTTCATTATTCTACATGCAATTTTCCGAAATTTGGCTTAATATTATGCTGAACTTGTCagcaaacaacaaatataccgagatcagcacatccgtttgccgagatttcgaacaaaGTGTTAGCTCTTAATGAAACTCGGTAAaacacttgtcatctaatgtctcTTGTCGGTTTCGCAAAGCACCACGTCGCCGAGTTTGGAGGTGGAGAACATATAAATTGGATCAAGGAAAAAGATTTCTTTATTTCAtgcaaaaataagtaaaataaatctCTTTTCATATATACTCACAAATATctgcttttttttaataataaattttaatggaatatgagttaaaattaaattgttaagatttaaattgggtgttcgaccacaagtggtgacttttcaaccctattatatatatatatatatatatatatatatatatatatatatatatatatatatatatatatatatatatatatatatgtatatatatatatatatatatatatatatatatatatatatatatatatatatatatatatatatatatatatgtatatatatatatatatatatatatatatatatatatatatatatatatatatatatatatatatatatatatatatatatatatatatatatatatatatatatatatatatatacatatatatatatatatatatatatatatatatatatatatatatatatatatatatatatatatatatatatatatatgatttggttattaccatgaggacattatttgcttccgcaattctgagatttttgtgtagtgaaaattctaaacctacctgtattgtgtaatggggaaaaggaacttatatactaacttactaactaatacagagagcgaatcgattcaattgaagatttcatcgatttttgtggaaatttgcttataatattaaatgacattacatctaatggttctatatttgtgagtctgtgtaactcatttgtactaaaccaggcaggacgcttcaaaatcatttgcatactgcataaagcatggctggtctgaaaatttgtttataaattaacaaagttTAGaagttctgtttataagaggatataaacatttaatatatttattacactttgcctggattccttcaatgtgatccttgaaagtgagttttttgtcatacgttaaacctaagtatttagcttgatcagaccatgtcaattccgagccattcaatttgagaatgtgattattgtttggtttaagaaaagaagctcttggcttatgaggaaaaataattaattgcgtttttgctgcatttggtttaattttccattttgacagataatcactgaaaatattcaaacttctttgtaggcgactgcagatcactcttagatttctacctgtggctaacagacttgtgtcgtcacagaacagcgatttctgacaaccaatgagtagatttggaagatacaAATATCTGCTTATTTCCAGGTATAGTGAGGTGTTTAGAAGCACTAGAAATAATTGCTTTTAGCCAATGTGTTTTGTATGCTGAATTTAAATGAACATCAATAAAACACACGCTTTCTCCAACTTTAGCTATTGTGATATTCATTTCATActataataaagaaaaatccttTGTATGttcaattactgatgattcggcaaTTGTTGATTCAATCCTGATCGCCTTTGCCGAGCTTACTGAAAATTactgctgacaagttcggcaataattgacagttaaaaAATTTAGGATTGTTTTCttagtaattatacatttacCGAGACGATTGCCGAGCATTCGGCTGTGCAAATTTCGGCGTTTTCTTGCCAAGATTAAGTAAAAAAgtttaagtgtgtacacactaagaattaattcctttgttcggtaatatttttgactagaaatttcggtaatctatagaaattaccaatatttcggtacatgagttaaattttacaataattatgcaatttttcaccggacgatcagtttgacgtaaattttcgttacagaattttgtaaatagatatacaattcatacggtaaatctgaatagccgccgagtacggtaaaaaccatactgtccgcatggtaaaattatcttccaataaccgaacttctgtcaaaactgattgtcgttaaactaactgtcaaacagttattaaaattttcagtaagtgtctttttattaaccaaacaaaaaaattcttgaagagTACATCGAAtgaattgaggtacaggtgctaaagtttttaaaacattagaaccactaaaaactttttgtttacttataggcagaaaataatgaaTCACTTTTTCACTTGTTGCCtatacaaatcgttcgagggtaatttctggtgaactcgacggattgtgcagtttttggaaggcgctcataatttcgGTTAGCCGGAAAACATTTTACCCCTTTTTCGTGGAAtgaaaaatccagaattttaaccaaaggaaaacaaacaaagaaacaaaaaattaccgaacaatcagttagatccatttggtttacagttttcagtagttgtttgacagttcagcaattaccgaacgatcggtaatcaatttaattaacgaacgttcagctgttgaaaattcgctaaaaaattaccgaattctgcgaaattttcttagtGTGTACCTTTCTAGTTTTCCGGTTGAACAGATTTCGTCCGAGTGGTGAGTGAAAATAGACGGTGAGGAAGAGTAAAGTAGTAGTGAGTGAAGAACAAGAGTAAGATCAAGTAAGactctttttttaatttttaacaggtACAATTATTACAGAAGGAACAATCACAAACCTCAATATGTCCCAATTACTCTCCCGAATATCGGGTGGTCGATTTTAACATGCGGAATCTTCCGAGTGTGAAAAGCTCCACACTCCCAATACGTCTTTCACTGATCCtggttcacatacagatttgatttaggtgATAAAGCATGAGCAAAgagatgaataaaatttatttcaaccataattcaacaataaaatttgTTGGATTTAGAATTATAAAAGCTAAGGATTTCCTAGATTTGAAAGCAGCACTCAGTCTCATTTCTTCCAGTGCGGGATGTGACCAAACAAGTCAAGTGTTAGTGCTATAGAACGATTGAATCTTCTAACCTATAAAAAGTAGCgtttcgaaacaagaagcatagcGACCAGGCCCATGGTTAAAAAATGGTACGATTTCTGGAAATTCGAATTGTATAATcaaggacgacgaaacctacgtgaaactcgattacgaaTACTTATCGTGGTCacaatactaccttgatcaaaaagttcccggaatttattcagaaaattagaAATACAAGTACTCCCCATCAACTGCAACACAtttatgccagcgcttgatccaatcctcgaaacatttttttatactcAGTTTacggtatggccatcagagccatctgcgatttttgccataatctcatctcgggtgctgaaacgcgttccccgGAGCGGTTTTTTGAGTC
This genomic window contains:
- the LOC131429913 gene encoding serine/threonine-protein kinase TBK1, with amino-acid sequence MNSFLRGSSNYVWCTTSVLGKGATGAVFQGVNKHNGEAVAVKTFNQLSHMRPPDVQMREFEVLRKVKHNNIVKLLDIEDDQEGRGKVIVMELCTGGSLFNILDDPENTYGLPQREFLLVLEHLSAGMKHLRDNNLVHRDLKPGNIMKYISEDGQTIYKLTDFGAARELEENQQFVSLYGTEEYLHPDMYERAVLRKSINRSFTANVDLWSIGVTLYHVATGNLPFRPYGGRKNKETMHHITTKKAPGVISGTQTSENGPIDWSNHLPAQCQLKEGLKYLVTPLLAGLLEENQKRMWSFDRFFYEVQHILNKKRLHIFYTNRATAIEVYMDPEETCFNLKEHIFVQTDVPHNSQLLLMDSELFELKVGTNSSARGYAATEADRPLMLFNIENNNVTLPTELDLPKFPSFPSGVSVENDASQAKGACSVGHECKRRVETFSSLDSLMSKAVEQFAGLLKNLLVKLHERVQHLEDIGNSVWEIADLAEIAVLNNDAYQDKATTISTKLNELKAAFQRVADPVQQLHNRFVVEESLSRDWNLAYRDLRSPNKHRVNEKAKYLVDRLRDSWQHLLRDRATRSLTYNDEQFHALEKIKITETGKRIKSLLNEDVRPAVELEAECLADWYKKAQTIFLQTQFLHKDVVTHEEMLYDIRDRLVQIKEDLKEDIKNDGEVSKIANETTVNEQNLECMKKSKEMQSYLRTLFNYQREIKKILQQNSELVDAVQMCTLKSEDTS